The following coding sequences are from one Xiphophorus couchianus chromosome 7, X_couchianus-1.0, whole genome shotgun sequence window:
- the LOC114147680 gene encoding protocadherin-8 — MAFCKAASVGLALTLFSVYLCTVHCTTIRYFTYEEDAPGTEIGNLSQDLKIDPSDAHDTSFRFMQESNTSVIHMRESDGLLTVADVIDREQLCPRSPRCFITFNIVAHSREKFQLIHVEIEVKDINDHSPYFPLNETKLEIVENVPLDSRFPLQIALDEDVGDNYIQSYNISPCSHFAVEVRELEDGVKFAELVLVSELDREVEDSYTVQVTASDGGAPPKSGSMTVNIKVLDFNDNSPTFAHSSLKVELEEDSPVGHRVLKVHAFDPDQGINGEVVYAFPDELSSEAAQTFHIDPYSGDVTLKALVDFEKRKSYELIIRASDQGENSVPSTCTVVIEVVDVNDNAPEIIIKPMTSSSDSVAYITEAAAAESFVALISTSDRDSGSNGYVRVSLLGHEHFTLQQAYGETFMIVTTGTLDREKIQEYNLTVVAEDLGTAPFKTARQYTISVTDENDNPPLFSKSVYEVSVLENNIPGSYITTVVARDPDMGKNAKVSYKLLDSEIPGGSPVSTYVSVDSISGSLYTLRSFDYETLQQIEVVIQAEDRGSPSLSSTSMIRIRVVDQNDNYPYFTFPVLLNNSADIPLPYNAPAGYLALQVVAEDADEGVNGELSHQILEGDPKLFTMNKNTGEIALKQWLTAEIGDVLEIKITVSDNGRAPLSSSATIRFAVSDTEPPEDQVVIVLQSSEEEGSSFDGSLIIIIVLSGGCAFLLIAIVAVALTCKLSRGGRRSRGRKREVCQGLFDGRPHSMLSSAEPNIYTGQQGLFHERTSLSLDDSCLYEERSRDSESKIFLPSKHFQPTSVWQGDRYCLQVSGLSNNDQLSVKDSGKGDSDFNDSDSDVSGDGGKKNFSTFQPRLKSTSSSLSRDCQSAYCVIPQRSYRNSRENAYAIGFSPMPVFSNPHSIRKDCGYNTNQPKPRSNMQTFSRSGTLPSYFPQQLHETDAGQATVHQETPNIVTVATESEVATIF, encoded by the exons ATGGCGTTTTGTAAAGCTGCATCTGTGGGGCTTGCCTTGACGCTTTTCTCTGTGTATCTGTGCACTGTGCACTGCACAACTATTAGGTACTTTACCTATGAAGAGGACGCACCCGGGACGGAAATAGGGAATTTATCCCAAGATTTAAAGATTGATCCGTCTGATGCCCATGACACATCTTTCCGCTTCATGCAGGAGAGCAACACCTCAGTTATTCACATGCGGGAAAGTGACGGACTCCTGACCGTCGCAGATGTGATCGATCGGGAGCAGCTCTGCCCCAGGTCCCCTCGCTGCTTCATCACCTTCAACATCGTGGCCCACTCCAGGGAGAAGTTTCAGCTCATCCACGTGGAGATCGAGGTGAAGGACATCAACGACCACTCTCCGTACTTCCCACTCAACGAAACGAAACTAGAGATAGTTGAAAACGTCCCCCTGGACTCCAGGTTCCCGCTCCAGATCGCTCTCGACGAGGATGTGGGTGATAACTACATCCAGAGCTACAACATCTCCCCCTGCAGCCACTTTGCTGTGGAAGTGCGCGAATTGGAGGACGGAGTGAAGTTTGCCGAGCTGGTTCTGGTGAGTGAGCTGGACAGAGAAGTGGAGGACTCTTACACTGTACAGGTGACTGCGTCTGATGGAGGAGCGCCTCCAAAGTCGGGATCTATGACTGTGAACATCAAAGTGTTGGACTTTAATGACAACAGCCCGACTTTTGCGCACAGCTCCCTGAAAGTTGAGTTGGAGGAAGACTCCCCGGTAGGTCACCGAGTACTGAAAGTGCACGCCTTCGATCCGGACCAGGGCATCAACGGGGAAGTCGTGTATGCGTTCCCGGATGAGCTGTCATCCGAAGCGGCCCAAACTTTCCACATCGACCCTTACTCCGGGGATGTGACCCTGAAGGCGCTGGTTGATTTCGAGAAAAGGAAGTCATACGAGCTGATCATCAGAGCCTCGGATCAGGGCGAGAACTCCGTCCCGTCCACCTGCACGGTCGTAATCGAGGTAGTGGACGTGAACGATAACGCCCCGGAGATCATCATCAAGCCGATGACCTCCAGCAGCGACTCGGTGGCCTACATCACCGAGGCTGCGGCAGCGGAGAGCTTCGTGGCGCTGATCAGCACCTCGGACAGAGACTCGGGCTCCAACGGATACGTGCGCGTCAGCCTGCTCGGGCACGAGCATTTCACCCTGCAGCAGGCTTACGGGGAGACGTTCATGATCGTTACCACCGGTACTCTGGACAGAGAGAAGATCCAAGAATACAACTTGACTGTAGTGGCAGAGGACCTGGGGACTGCCCCGTTTAAGACGGCCAGGCAGTACACAATCAGTGTAACAGATGAGAATGACAACCCCCCTCTTTTCAGTAAGTCTGTGTATGAAGTTTCAGTTTTGGAGAACAACATTCCTGGCTCATACATTACTACCGTTGTTGCTCGAGATCCTGACATGGGAAAGAACGCAAAAGTTTCCTACAAACTCTTAGATTCAGAAATACCGGGAGGATCTCCAGTGTCCACCTATGTTTCTGTAGACTCAATCTCAGGGTCCTTGTACACTTTGAGGTCTTTTGATTATGAGACGCTCCAACAGATTGAGGTGGTCATCCAAGCAGAGGACAGAGGCTCCCCCTCTCTGTCCAGCACCTCAATGATCCGGATCAGAGTCGTGGATCAGAATGACAACTATCCATATTTCACCTTCCCTGTCCTGCTGAATAACTCTGCTGATATCCCTCTTCCCTACAATGCCCCCGCAGGCTATCTTGCCCTTCAGGTAGTAGCAGAAGATGCGGATGAGGGGGTGAATGGCGAGCTCTCCCACCAAATTCTGGAAGGTGACCCAAAGCTGTTTACCATGAACAAAAACACTGGAGAGATTGCTTTGAAGCAGTGGCTCACAGCCGAAATAGGGGACGTGttggaaattaaaatcacagtcAGTGACAATGGAAGGGCCCCTCTGTCTAGCAGTGCCACTATTAGGTTTGCTGTTTCAGATACAGAACCCCCTGAAGACCAGGTTGTCATTGTCCTACAGTCAAGTGAGGAAGAAGGCTCCTCGTTCGATGGCTCACTAATCATCATCATTGTGCTCAGTGGGGGTTGTGCCTTCCTGCTAATTGCAATTGTGGCCGTCGCCCTCACGTGCAAACTGAGCCGTGGGGGAAGAAGAAGCCGtggcagaaagagagaggtGTGCCAGGGCCTGTTTGACGGCAGGCCCCATTCCATGCTCAGCTCTGCAGAACCAAACATTTACACGGGCCAGCAGGGGTTGTTCCATGAGAGGACGTCTTTGTCTCTGGATGATTCCTGCCTCTACGAGGAGAGGAGCAGAGACTCAGAATCGAAG ATCTTCCTGCCCTCCAAGCATTTTCAGCCAACGTCTGTGTGGCAAGGTGACAGATACTGCTTGCAAGTGAG CGGCCTCAGTAACAATGACCAGCTGAGCGTGAAGGACAGCGGTAAAGGGGACAGTGACTTCAATGACAGCGACTCAGACGTCAGTGGAGATGGCGGCAAGAAGAACTTCAGCACCTTCCAACCCAGACTGAAAA GTACTAGTAGCAGCTTATCTAGAGACTGCCAAAGTGCCTACTGTGTGATACCACAGAGGAGCTACAGGAACTCTAGAGAAAATGCCTACGCAATAGGCTTCTCCCCCATGCCTGTTTTCAGCAATCCTCACAGCATTAGGAAGGACTGTGGATACAACACAAACCAGCCAAAACCAAGAAGCAACATGCAGACATTTTCCAGATCTGGGACTCTTCCTTCCTACTTCCCCCAGCAGCTTCATGAAACTGATGCAGGACAGGCCACGGTCCACCAGGAGACTCCCAACATTGTAACAGTGGCTACAGAATCTGAAGTTGCAActatcttttaa